The sequence below is a genomic window from Rudanella lutea DSM 19387.
AGATTTTTGTAGTGGAGCGTGTTTGGTTCGCCAGGGCGCGGGGCTGCGAGCACAAACAGGGCCACCTCGGTTGGGCTCAGCCAGGCCTGATACCCAATTTTACCTGTTTGCTGCGACGCCAGAATAAGGGCCTCTTTGGTCGGGTCGGCGAGGGTATAGCGTACCAGATCCTGATCGCCGTTGGCTTTGCGCTGCACAATGCACGACAGGTACGTGCCCCCCGGCACCACCGTAGGCGAATACTCCAGATCGGGCGTGCGGGTGATTTGGGTACGGGTGCTGGTGGGCACATCGTACGCCCAAATGTCGGTTTGCCCGTCGGGCATCATCGAGGTGTAATACAGCCGGGATTGCGTCGGATGAAAAAACGGCTGATTATCATAACCGGGCTTCGCCGATATGTTGCGCGGATTCGATAGGGTAACCCGACCCGCCTGCTCGCTCAGGTCGAGCAGATAAATGTCGGTGCCGGGTTGGGCGAGAGCCGCCACTGCCAGTAAGCAAAGAAAAGAGGTGAGTACCGGTTTATGCATGAGCGGGGGGATACGTTTAGCGGTTTCGAGGGTAGGGCAGTTTACGTGCATTGTCCGAATGAGCAGAGCGCCATCAAGTAGCCCTCAACGGCCTCCTGACTGCCCATTCGTACTCACTAGCTGGGCCGACCAGGCAGGCGGCTCCACACCCAGCAGATGCCGCACGAAGAAATCCCGGCGTTTGCGTTCGCCGTACTCACCGCCCATCGAATGCCCC
It includes:
- a CDS encoding TolB family protein, whose translation is MHKPVLTSFLCLLAVAALAQPGTDIYLLDLSEQAGRVTLSNPRNISAKPGYDNQPFFHPTQSRLYYTSMMPDGQTDIWAYDVPTSTRTQITRTPDLEYSPTVVPGGTYLSCIVQRKANGDQDLVRYTLADPTKEALILASQQTGKIGYQAWLSPTEVALFVLAAPRPGEPNTLHYKNLKTGQDTVLATQIGRSLHPVPGRKALSFVQQVGPKWLIRLYDPTRRQVRDLTESDPDCEHYNAWTATGTLLESRGTELWSFDAKTRQWREVQLPDNLPHRKVSRMAVKGGLLALVVDE